The DNA segment ttaaaatacaggtggcgctatggcgctgttaaaatacatgtatttgaaattctaattctacatcaaacaacagccttagataagcaggctggtcaaattttgtgagtttttctccgttataacctcctcaaaacacctggcattacctaagttttcacctcctgttttgatgtgggatctcaaaaattcaaccatctgccatttcgtcctcgtttgagatatcgactattccttcacaatttatcatcagatatgttcattgtttatttttaccaaataccaagagaattcatcaaatttgctaggagtagtttgacaatgtacacaaaaaatgtgtgtaaaatgcagatatttcaaaatggccgacttcctgttgggcagagtcagtcctaccaatgctgaaaatgtgtgtaatgatgtcttttgtgtttttgccaagtttcatgaattttcaataatctgttttctgaccatgtcatggtttcactttggtttagtgttgcgtctctagtgattcaattgctcgccattgggtcaccgttttaccgatcaactaatcctttggcaattatcatcaaatatgtctgttgttcatttacagcgaaataagaggtaatctgacaaagactttaggagcagtttaaatgagtttgtgaaaaatgtgtaaaaaaattacaaattccaatatggccgacttcctgttgggcggagctaatacaagccaattgcaaatatgtgcagggtcatactatctacgatcctaccaaaatttgagaagattagacaaattttgacacatccacagctaatttattaaacaaacgaattagggggcgctgtagagtctgctagctatacatgaaaaaattgtcaaaatatttgtaaagtgtttttaggtcttatgcaatctgtcaattttcaagaggatttgagcattcccataatgtcaaatatgcattgaaacctaggtggcgctatagagccaatgaaatacgtatacaagaaattttaatttcagattaaagtactgcttaattcaagcaggcctgtaaattttcgagagttttcaacctttttaacctcctcaaacacctactaacaccagaatgtattcacttcctgttttaatggggcatctcaagcagttcaactgtccgccatttcgtcctcgtttaagatatcgactattccttcgcaatttatcatcacggatggtagtagtttattactgacaaatatcaagagtattcaacaaattccctaggaggagttcgacaaagtatgcaaaaaatgtgtgtaaaatgcacatatttcaaaatggccaacttcctgttgggcggagtcaatcattccaatactaaaaacgtgtcttatgatgtctcttgtgtttttaccaagtttcatgatttttcaatcatctgttttatgattgtgtcatggtttcactttggtctagtgttgcgtctccattaaattaattgtccgccattacgtcatcgtttcagctatcgactattccttcgcaatttatcaccatgtatgtctggagcctatccataccaaatttagaggtaatatgacaaagactctaggaggagtttgaatgagttcgtgaaaaatgtgtaaaaattccacaaatttcaaaatggccgacttcctgttgggcggagctagtacaagccaaagggtaatatgtgcgggatgatagtttctatgttgttgccaaaaatcgagaatattggagaaattttgagacagctacagctaatttaatggcctaaacaaaatagggggcgctgtagagtcctctagctactcatgagaaaaacgacaaaatattcctaaatcatttcaaagacttattgaatctgccaatcatcaagaggctgagagcttttcataaacatgatataaaataggtggcgctagagagctgatgaaagacaaatttacgaaattccaacttacagtcaaagtatggcctaagccaaatagctctgtaaaattttaggagttttcaaacatcctaacccctctgaaacccagcgggaaactttttattttgcaacttcctgtcaaaatggccgacttcctgttgggcggagtcaaataaaacctagtgattcttgttgtttatgaggaggtcaatgagcgttccaaagttggtgcacgttggacaaacttcatcccggccactgccgatgtttgggggcgctatagagctcctgaacaacgccaaagtccagcctctatggaactttaaaattttcgccgagcttgaggcctgtgccaaaatgcgtgagttttcgagtatcggaaatgcctcaaaaatggacgcaaagaggcagaataataataataataataataaacggaccaaaaacaatagggctttgcacctccggtgcaggcttcgcctgcgccttcggtgctcgggccctaataaacattccaaaaacaatagggctttgcacctccggtgcaggcttcgcctgcgccttcggtgctcgggccctaataataaacggaccaaaaacaatagggctttgcacctccggtgcaggcttcgcctgcgccttcggtgctcgggccctaaaaaTAATAGTGATCGTGTTATAGTGCTTTAGTGCTGTCAGGGCCTCCTCACCACTGTCTACAGCTAGTGCTCCAGATTAAAAATAAAGGGGAAATTATAGTAATTTTACAAAATTGCACAATTGTACAATatgcacatacagtaccagtcaaacatttgtacATACATCTctaatttagtgtgttttttttttaatgattttatacattgtgaatttaatattgaacaccatattaaagctatacacaaacacatggtgaattatttttaataataaaccagaatatatgttttatacttttagatttatctttgaagacagatctgcacactcttggtatttcagggcgtttttacacctgtagttaatTTCtccctgtttggtttggttttacaaaaggtataaacctaaacgcaccaaaatgtgcaccaataaaccacgtgagcacatcgtctcctctgattggtcagagctgtctggcgtgggagcaaaaaaagtaaatatagtgagaagaatCTGTGTTCCAGAGCGTACATCTGTGCAATGTGAATCTGCTTTAACACAAAACGCTGGAAATTACTCAtatgcacttttaaacacagtgtttttaatggtagTCACATGGCTGCATGCAGTGATCGCAGCACAGACCAtgttcttagtgtgtaaacagcatggagcagcagtgaCAGTGCTGCTCCATGAACCACATAGTGGGTGTGTACAGTAGTGACAGTGAACCACATAGTGCTGGTCTGAAAATGCCCTTaagctcagtgtcctcatgagggagagtcacctggaatagtttactcagcgtcttgaaggaagaagttcctggaggtgctgaacaatagttgctgcttttccttcacactgtgaagctacagctcatcccaattaaatcacctcaaatcatcaggggtttaatgtggaggaattagactttttttctgtttttttacgtaattctatgtgtcccttaatcgttttcatgccttaatattaatctacagtgtagaagatacattaaataaagaaatgcaaaaaaaaaaacactgaatgagaaggcgtgtccaaaattttgactggtactgtatattatatactgtattacataaTGTTTGTTGTTTTTCACTGTTTGACAATTAAGATTTTATGATGAATGCACCAATATAAATGATGCAAAATGGAATTTTGCAGCTGGAATAAAATGTTTTCAcagtgacttccattgaaaactgTGGAGATGCAATGTTTTTGCATCACTGGTTTGAATCACtcattcgaatcccggtcatgcagcttgcagcctgcatcagctgccagaaccctgagagagcacagttgttcttgctctctctgggtgtgtacagtagatggcgttcttttccctcatcagtcctagggtgatgtggatcagcacaagactgcgtctgtgagctgatgtatcagaaccgagtcgctgcacttttctccgagcgttagcgctgtgatgctactggatAAAAAAGAGGGGCGTCCAAATCTAATGTGCTGACATTACAGTACAGTGCGACAGTGTGAGGTGtaccaaaaaacacaataaaataaatacactaaccAAATACACTAGCGCTATGAGAAAAGGGTCTGATGGGTTACATTAATGCTTAAAtactcatcatcattatcatcataataAAAAAGGCTGAACATCTGAGAGTCTGAACATTTCACACCCCGTATAATCacatagaaaaaaaacaggaaaagtagATCACATTCAAGTCAGGATGCAAGTTTTACAGGCAGTTCCAGAATAATATGTTCATACTGGCTCTATGATTACCCCTTAATATTCATTCAATCAAATATTCACTGTGTGCgtgtctaataataataataatccagcaGTACTGACCTTTAAAAGCCTCAGAAGAGTCCGTAACAGAAAATCCAATATTCCAGTTCCCCAAAACCCACCACACTCAATATTACAGCGTTTAACATGAGCTAGAACACTGGGCTGTTCTCAGTCTGAGTACTACAactcaatatactgtataaatcaaGCGCCttatcatacagctctgaaaaaaaaataagagagcacttcaaaaagatgagtttctttgattttaccaaattgaaaacctctggaatataatcaagaggaagatgaatgatcacaagccatcaaaccaaactgaactgctatttgaatgtttgcaccaggagtaaaggcataaatgtatccaaaagcagtgtgtaagactggtggaggagaacatgatgccaagatgcatgaaaactgtgattaaaaacactgatttctgaactcctaaaaccttatgaatatatacttgtttttgttgcattgtttgaggtctgaaagctctgcatcttttttgttatttcagacatttctcattttctgcaaaaaactgattcagaaactgaagtggtcttttcatttttccagagctgtattattagaatattttCAGACTGCCAgcataaaattttattatttagatatttagatattgcATATCTAAATTGTACTCACATCAGATTAGCAGAATCAGAAATTAAATGCAATTTCAGATGGATTTGAACGTGATTTCATGCACCTTATCATttccagagtgatggaagtccaagatcatttttaatattttcaatattgcaatatataaatatttttcctCAATATCGTACAGCCCTCTTTGGGTCACTGTCTTGCCACATAACCCACTCACAGACAGATAGACTTACCTCTCTGCTGGTATAATTAACAGGTACATTAATAATAGCATTAATAATCTATCCTGGTCTCAAGGCAGCAATCAGCTCCAAACTGGGACACTGCCACTCCCCATGCTTCACAACTAGGATTTCAATATCACACACTGCAGTGGCTCAAATCAGAACTGAAAATACAGGATTCAGAGAAAGAATCCACTGCTCTCGCTCATTCCTAAACGCTTTAATATTAAGAGTGTGGTGGTTAGAGCCTCTATTCTATAGCAGCACTACCCAAcattgctgctgctgatgctgccgCTGTGCTCCTGACAAGGCTGACTGTGTCTGTAGTGCATGATATAAACTGCAGTCTGGTGCCACCAGTAGAACATCAGCACCACCAACACGTGCCACAGCTGGTGGCTCGCACCCAGGTAGTTCACCTGCCCTGTTAAAACAACACGTCCTTTTTTAAGCATTATTGTCATAATTATCTAAGAATTGCCAGTCATGAAAAATACACCATATAAGAAGCTATAGCCTTCATAAGATGCTTTATGTTTATTACTGATTAGTAATTCATATTCAATTCAATGCAGATTGGCTTGTTCTAGATAATATTATGAGGTGGCATCACACCAACTTTTATAAAAGATGGAGAAGTGAGCACTTACCTGGAAAGTAGCGTTCAGGGACTTTACTGATGTAGAACAGGAAGGCAGAGGCAGCAATCAGATACATGATCATGACTCGAGGGAAAAACACCTGGAGAGGAAAAAATAGTGCAATTTTTTTGTGGTAAAACATTTCCTTGATAACCTTATGTCCCAATCTTAAGTGTAaccaaccaaaaaaataaaaaaaaaagtaatgcaacagcaaaaatcaacaacaaaactaaagtgcagcaaATTAGTGTGAGTACATTGCAAACaaactattaaatatattaaatgcagcaaataacaaaataaatataaaatagactgctttcaagaagatctcaataaagattttttttcccaatattatAGCAAACGATACAATACAGAATACCCCTAGTGCCCAAGGAATTTAAATCCCTTAAAAACATTTCTGTTGAGATATAGTTAACAAACAATAGCTTATACAATCCAGAATTCAGTCCCAATTACAATGACAAGCCTTAAAACATAAGactaccacccccatgctttacagttaGAATGAATCCTTACCTGAACGATCTCAGTGTGGAATCCTCCGTTCAGCCAGACCCAGTGGCAGGCCGGGATGATGCCATATCCTGCCACAGAGCAGAAGATGGTGGAGCGGAGGGTCTTCCACTCCTGGGTGTGGTAGAGCGGGTGAATCTGAGCTGAGAACACGGCTAAAATCAGAGCCAGAACCGTCACCAGGTACACCTGCCGCCACAACTGAGGAGAGAACAGAGTTAAAATCATTTAAAGCTTAACATTGTtgacacaaaataaacatatatgttttatttactgaCTCATTTACACCTGCTAACTGCTAATCTGACACCTGTGAGTTACAGTACAATAGCActgaataataaaagaaaaataataataataagaatcaTATTTGCAGTTAAATATTTGATATTGTATGTGTACAAACTGTATATACAGtgacagtcaaaagtttgggcacacctcttctcattcaatgtgttttctttctttttaagatttttttacattgtaaatttaatattaaaagactATATTTATAATGACTAAATAATTAAATCACAAGTTCTGTACTGTTATTAAACACTAATATGAAAGTGTGTCATACACTGTTGCAGTAGAAGGCGTAGAAGACCCCCGGGACGTAacagcccagaattcccacagaTATTCCAGCGTAGTCCAGCGATAGCCATCGGCGACTGGTCTTCTCCGAACGATGGCAGCAGAAGAGATGATATCCCACAGAGCACAGCATACACACCTAAACACAACAATTCGTCAACAAGCTGCACACCATAAACACATAGACTGACACGCTACGTCACGAGACAGACACCAGAGTCTCGTGACTTTACACCTCATTCTGCATACAATTCACAGCaacttatactgtatataaatataggaATTCCCAAGATGGACAGATCCCGATCAAACAACGTTTTTACACAGGGGAATggcttacaggggtagtcagggacaggcagggtcagtatcaaaaTTGCCGCAATAACAAACAGCATACCAGAGTAAGCAGGCAGAGgggtttaaaaatacaaataaaagttgGGAACACTGAAAAACAATCAAAATAAATGCTTAACAGAAGAGCTAGAAAGCTAAAATCAATAcccagaaagaaacaaagaaaactgGGGGATATTTATACAGgtcagtccaggtgtgagcaatcagaagttTGGCGAGCGTGAATGCCGTAACATCACGCTATCAAGAGAATCAGAGAAGTCTGGTGAGTGAGCATGCTGGGAAAGGGCTGACATCACCCAGTAACCCTTTATGAACAATAAGAcctttggcatatcagtgtactgcccattatttaaataaataagaaaaacactTCACACTTTAGtataaaatactgttattaattacatatacagctctggaaaaaaaattgagaggacttcagtttttgaatcagtttctctgattttgctatttataggtttatgtttgagtaaaatgaacattgttgttttattctataaactacagacatttcccccttaattccaaataaaaatattgtcatttacagcatttatttgaagaaaatgagaaatgtctaaaaacaaaaataatgcaaagaaaacaagtatacTCATatgtaagttttaagagttcagaaatcaatatttggtagaataactctggtttttaatcacagttttttcatgcatcttggcattatgttctcctccaccagtcttacacactgcttttggataactttatgctgctttactcctggtgcagaaatgtaagtagttcagtttggtttgattgtttgtgatcatccatcttcctcttgattatattccagaggttttcaatttggtaaaatcaaagaaactcatcctttttaagtgctctcttatgttttttACATAGTTGAATGCTCAGATTTAAAACCACTGCTTCTGGTTAAGACTTTGTGTATagatatgtaaataaatgtgatttgttTTACCCCAAAGCTCTTAATTTACATGAGAGATACGATAAATCTAAATTTCTTTTTTAATGCAAATCCTGCATGCACCAACCTGAAAGCAGAAGAGCCCTATGGAGTAGATGACGTAGTCCTCTCTGGAAGCCCCTGCGGCCGGCAGCACTGAGGACATATCATTCACACCCAGCAAGAAGAACAGCAGAAAGCCCAGGAGATGACTCCAGATGTTCACCGTCTCGTTGGACAGCACAAATATGCTGCAATATTGAAAATCACACCCATATTAGtgaatttaaaggagaactccatggtgaaattgacttttggtgccttaaaacataataaaaagtacttatct comes from the Astyanax mexicanus isolate ESR-SI-001 chromosome 20, AstMex3_surface, whole genome shotgun sequence genome and includes:
- the paqr3b gene encoding progestin and adipoQ receptor family member 3b, whose amino-acid sequence is MPQKMMKSAHYIELGSYQYWPVLVPRGIRLYTYEQIPVFLKENPYITDGYRAHLPSKLCLKSIFVLSNETVNIWSHLLGFLLFFLLGVNDMSSVLPAAGASREDYVIYSIGLFCFQVCMLCSVGYHLFCCHRSEKTSRRWLSLDYAGISVGILGCYVPGVFYAFYCNSLWRQVYLVTVLALILAVFSAQIHPLYHTQEWKTLRSTIFCSVAGYGIIPACHWVWLNGGFHTEIVQVFFPRVMIMYLIAASAFLFYISKVPERYFPGQVNYLGASHQLWHVLVVLMFYWWHQTAVYIMHYRHSQPCQEHSGSISSSNVG